In one Cryomorphaceae bacterium genomic region, the following are encoded:
- the recR gene encoding recombination protein RecR gives MKINSKLIEEAVDQFALLPGVGRKTALRFVLHMLKKDPADVDRFARAITDLRSQIKYCSSCFNLADSEVCNVCSNPNRQPNLICVVEDIRDIMAIESTQQFQGVYHVLGGLISPMDGVGPSDLRIDALVKRVAELPGAEIILALNTTMEGDTTCYFLYKKLKEFSVTLTTLARGVAIGDDLEYTDEVTLGRSIRNRTPYESTLSAS, from the coding sequence ATGAAGATCAACTCAAAGCTGATTGAAGAAGCGGTAGATCAGTTTGCACTCCTGCCGGGTGTTGGGCGAAAAACAGCCCTCAGGTTTGTCTTGCACATGCTTAAAAAAGACCCGGCTGACGTGGACCGCTTTGCCCGGGCCATCACCGATCTTCGCTCGCAGATTAAATATTGCTCCTCTTGCTTCAACCTTGCCGACTCCGAAGTTTGCAACGTGTGCAGCAATCCAAACCGGCAGCCCAACCTGATTTGCGTGGTGGAGGATATTCGCGATATTATGGCCATCGAAAGCACGCAGCAATTTCAGGGGGTATATCACGTTTTGGGTGGCCTGATTTCTCCGATGGACGGTGTAGGCCCCTCCGACTTACGTATTGATGCGCTGGTAAAACGTGTGGCTGAACTCCCCGGAGCCGAAATCATCCTTGCCCTCAACACCACCATGGAGGGTGATACTACCTGCTACTTCCTTTACAAGAAGCTGAAGGAATTTTCTGTTACCCTCACCACGCTGGCCCGTGGAGTGGCCATTGGTGATGACCTGGAGTACACCGATGAAGTAACCCTCGGGCGCTCCATCCGCAATCGCACCCCCTATGAATCTACGCTGAGCGCGTCATGA
- a CDS encoding 2-oxo acid dehydrogenase subunit E2, translating to MSKEIEILLPKMGESVAEATVIKWLKSEGEMVEADEPIIEIATDKVDSEVPAPGSGILSKQLCQEGDVVQVGAVIAMLATDAAADAAPAAPEPPRELQSSREAGPSPSNGSAVAAAPAMASVGGGGNVVRAGSTGRFYSPLVRNIAIAEGIGMEELDSIPGTGSEGRVTKKDIMAYLPNRGKGIQDSSAAPAKVPATKDPAAAPATKSSGGMRTIEAPPISVGEGDEIIEMDRMRKLISEHMVMSKHVSPHVTSFVEADVTNLVRWRDKIKKDFEKREGEKITFTPLFIEAIVKAIKDFPMINISLDGDKIIKRKHINVGMAAALPSGNLIVPVIRDADTLNLVGITKKVNDLANRARNNQLKPDEIGSGTYTITNVGSFGNVMGTPIINQPQVAIMATGAIRKKPAVMETPEGDVIAIRHMMFLSHSYDHRIVDGALGGMFVRRVADYLEQFDVNRTI from the coding sequence ATGTCGAAGGAAATTGAAATTTTGCTGCCCAAAATGGGTGAAAGCGTAGCAGAAGCTACGGTCATCAAATGGCTTAAATCAGAAGGAGAAATGGTGGAGGCCGATGAACCCATCATCGAGATTGCCACTGACAAGGTTGACTCTGAAGTACCGGCCCCCGGCAGCGGAATACTCTCCAAACAACTCTGCCAGGAGGGAGATGTAGTGCAGGTGGGTGCGGTCATTGCCATGCTTGCTACCGATGCAGCCGCTGATGCTGCACCTGCCGCCCCCGAGCCTCCCCGTGAATTGCAAAGTTCGCGTGAGGCGGGCCCTTCGCCCAGCAATGGTTCTGCGGTTGCGGCAGCTCCGGCTATGGCCAGCGTTGGAGGTGGCGGAAATGTAGTACGCGCTGGCAGCACAGGCCGTTTTTACTCGCCATTGGTTCGCAACATCGCGATAGCCGAAGGCATCGGCATGGAGGAACTAGATAGCATACCCGGTACGGGAAGCGAAGGTCGCGTTACCAAAAAAGACATCATGGCCTACCTGCCCAATCGCGGAAAAGGCATTCAGGACAGCTCTGCAGCTCCGGCAAAAGTTCCGGCCACCAAAGACCCTGCGGCAGCTCCCGCCACTAAATCAAGCGGAGGTATGCGCACCATCGAGGCGCCGCCCATTTCCGTGGGTGAAGGCGACGAGATTATTGAGATGGACCGTATGCGCAAACTCATTTCCGAGCACATGGTTATGAGCAAGCACGTATCTCCGCACGTAACCTCGTTTGTTGAAGCGGATGTTACCAATCTTGTGCGCTGGAGAGACAAAATCAAGAAAGATTTCGAAAAGCGAGAAGGTGAAAAAATCACTTTCACACCGCTTTTCATTGAGGCTATCGTGAAAGCTATCAAAGACTTTCCGATGATCAACATATCATTGGATGGCGACAAAATCATCAAGCGAAAGCATATCAACGTAGGGATGGCTGCCGCACTGCCCTCCGGCAACCTCATCGTGCCGGTAATACGTGATGCCGACACCCTCAATCTGGTTGGGATTACGAAAAAAGTGAATGATCTGGCAAACCGGGCGCGCAACAATCAACTCAAACCTGATGAAATAGGATCCGGCACTTATACCATCACCAATGTTGGATCTTTTGGTAACGTAATGGGGACTCCCATTATCAACCAGCCACAAGTTGCCATCATGGCAACCGGTGCTATCAGGAAAAAACCCGCAGTAATGGAAACACCTGAGGGAGATGTAATTGCCATCCGGCATATGATGTTCTTGTCGCACTCATACGACCATCGAATTGTGGATGGAGCGCTCGGAGGCATGTTTGTTCGCAGGGTGGCTGACTACCTTGAACAATTTGATGTGAACAGAACGATTTAA
- a CDS encoding glycosyltransferase produces MKLSVVIVNYNVAFFLEQCLQSVARAMKGLETEVWVVDNNSVDGSVAMVRERFPWVKLIESRENLGFSRGNNLAIRQSTGQYVLLLNPDTVLEEDTFRKVVDFMDTHPEAGGLGVKMIDGKGAFLPESKRGLPTPAVAFYKIFGLSALFPRSKRFGRYHLGYLSNDEVHEIEVLSGAFMLMRKEALDKVGLLDEDFFMYGEDIDLSWRLILGGYKNYYFPHTRIIHYKGESTKKSSINYVFVFYRAMVIFARKHFSERNVKTFSFLINLAIYFRASLAILNRFAQRAALPVLDVLAILGVLFLSKMWYQQLAHIDLSDSIVHIALPAYALLLVISLYLSSAYERPLKWLNLVKGVLVGSAIILLAYSLLPESLRFSRALTVLGSLAALPTVLLLRGIYHMAGIPKNLFAARRALRCAVVGLHDEAERVSNLLQQSGQETELTIHVQPSGDERPTTSTISLSQLHSAVEVHKLHMVIFCARDLSAQEIISNMASLHGEELEFKIAPPESLYIIGSKSVEGPGELFVFEVNSISKNANRRNKRLFDIATSIVLLLLSPLLMWIQHKPLGYIKNAWWVLIGKKTWVGFYPHTQQKLPPLRPGVLSPAHHLQPSARTNDTIGRLNLVYAKDYRMKTDLRLITSHFRKLGGKK; encoded by the coding sequence ATGAAGCTATCGGTTGTTATTGTAAACTACAACGTAGCCTTCTTTCTGGAGCAATGCCTGCAGTCGGTTGCGCGCGCCATGAAAGGCCTGGAAACCGAAGTATGGGTGGTTGACAACAACTCGGTAGATGGCTCGGTAGCCATGGTGCGCGAGCGCTTTCCGTGGGTAAAACTGATTGAAAGCCGTGAAAACCTTGGTTTTTCACGCGGAAACAACCTTGCCATCCGTCAATCAACCGGGCAATATGTGCTGCTGCTGAACCCCGATACCGTGTTGGAAGAAGACACCTTTCGAAAAGTGGTTGACTTTATGGACACCCACCCTGAAGCCGGTGGATTGGGCGTGAAAATGATTGACGGCAAAGGGGCTTTTCTGCCCGAATCAAAACGCGGCTTACCTACACCGGCTGTGGCGTTTTACAAAATCTTCGGTTTGTCGGCGCTTTTTCCGCGCTCCAAAAGATTTGGCCGCTACCACCTGGGCTATCTCAGCAACGACGAAGTACACGAGATAGAGGTGCTGTCGGGTGCTTTTATGCTGATGCGCAAGGAGGCACTGGATAAAGTAGGGCTGCTCGACGAAGACTTTTTCATGTACGGCGAGGACATTGACCTGTCGTGGAGGCTCATTCTGGGAGGCTACAAAAACTACTACTTTCCGCATACGCGCATCATTCACTACAAGGGTGAGAGCACCAAAAAAAGCAGTATAAACTACGTGTTTGTGTTTTACCGCGCCATGGTGATTTTTGCACGCAAGCACTTTAGCGAACGAAATGTAAAAACCTTTTCCTTTCTCATCAACCTGGCCATATATTTCCGCGCGTCACTGGCCATTCTCAACCGGTTTGCTCAAAGGGCTGCCCTGCCTGTATTAGATGTGTTGGCCATTCTTGGTGTTCTTTTTCTCAGCAAGATGTGGTACCAACAATTGGCGCACATTGACCTCAGCGATAGCATTGTGCATATTGCCTTGCCTGCCTATGCACTTTTGCTGGTGATATCGCTGTACCTGTCCAGCGCCTACGAGCGACCGCTCAAATGGCTCAATCTGGTGAAAGGAGTGTTGGTGGGATCAGCCATTATACTCTTGGCTTACAGTTTACTTCCGGAGTCGCTTCGTTTTTCGAGGGCATTAACGGTGCTGGGGTCGCTGGCTGCTCTTCCAACCGTATTGCTGCTCCGGGGAATTTACCATATGGCCGGAATTCCAAAAAACCTGTTTGCCGCCCGGCGGGCATTGAGATGTGCTGTGGTGGGTTTGCACGATGAAGCAGAGCGCGTGAGCAATCTTTTGCAGCAAAGCGGACAGGAAACGGAACTGACGATCCATGTGCAGCCTTCCGGCGATGAACGCCCCACGACCTCAACTATATCGCTGAGCCAGCTGCACTCAGCGGTTGAAGTTCACAAGCTTCACATGGTGATATTTTGTGCCCGGGATCTGAGTGCACAAGAGATTATTTCGAATATGGCCTCACTCCACGGCGAAGAACTTGAATTTAAAATTGCACCGCCTGAAAGCCTTTACATCATTGGTAGCAAAAGTGTTGAGGGACCGGGTGAGCTTTTTGTGTTTGAGGTCAATTCCATTTCAAAAAATGCCAATCGCCGCAATAAAAGGCTTTTTGACATTGCCACATCCATTGTGCTATTGCTCCTCTCACCGCTTTTGATGTGGATACAGCACAAACCTCTGGGGTACATCAAGAACGCATGGTGGGTTTTGATTGGTAAGAAAACATGGGTTGGCTTTTACCCGCACACCCAACAAAAGCTGCCTCCATTGCGACCGGGCGTACTGTCTCCTGCGCATCACCTTCAACCCTCAGCGCGCACAAACGATACCATTGGCAGGCTCAACCTGGTGTACGCCAAGGATTACAGGATGAAAACGGACCTCAGACTGATCACCTCACATTTCCGCAAACTTGGTGGTAAAAAATAG
- a CDS encoding isoprenylcysteine carboxylmethyltransferase family protein, giving the protein MLAHLLLFLSWIAYYALHSWLATDSVKSLMQRSMGQGYRLYRILYNVKSMVLLLAIVYFHWKLESPFFMERMLVTTLLGVVLAALGSFVLTHAFFTVNLREFLGLAQLDGEIESSSQTPKRLIRSGFYAYVRHPFYFGVIMILLGLVLLIPSYATLMMLLATMLYLPVGVALEEKKLIREFGEDYLRYRKEVKAFIPFIV; this is encoded by the coding sequence ATGCTCGCACATCTTCTTTTGTTTCTGTCGTGGATAGCTTATTACGCGCTGCACAGTTGGCTTGCAACTGATAGCGTGAAATCTTTAATGCAGCGGAGTATGGGGCAAGGTTACCGCTTATACCGTATACTGTACAATGTAAAGAGTATGGTTTTGTTATTGGCCATCGTGTATTTTCACTGGAAGCTGGAATCACCCTTTTTCATGGAGCGAATGCTCGTGACCACCCTTTTGGGTGTTGTGCTGGCTGCGCTGGGCTCTTTTGTGCTTACCCATGCCTTTTTTACGGTGAATCTCAGAGAGTTTCTTGGTTTGGCCCAGCTCGACGGCGAGATTGAAAGTAGTTCACAGACGCCTAAGCGACTTATCCGGAGTGGATTCTACGCTTACGTAAGACACCCGTTTTACTTTGGCGTAATCATGATTTTACTGGGCCTGGTGTTACTCATACCGAGTTATGCCACGCTCATGATGTTATTGGCTACCATGCTTTATTTGCCTGTAGGCGTTGCGCTTGAGGAAAAGAAGCTCATCCGTGAGTTTGGCGAAGACTATCTGCGTTACCGCAAAGAGGTGAAGGCCTTTATCCCGTTTATTGTTTAG